The proteins below are encoded in one region of Penicillium psychrofluorescens genome assembly, chromosome: 4:
- a CDS encoding uncharacterized protein (ID:PFLUO_006736-T1.cds;~source:funannotate) gives MALSLHLNPAAVSFRRSSSFSTLCSRARLSSHPQPQFSPRPTTSHQPSLPFRSNRTFLTHLRRQAQALKEQPVPAPTPTGPVKPPKTPQPALQLNNLPYFVRRTPSNQLPIYLVTKAGGTKQQTKIQKTEGDMDALRKDLALALGVESPNGPPPKKPEVTINRLNGHILVKGWRKPEIQKFLEERNF, from the exons ATGGCCCTGTCGCTGCATCTCAACCCTGCAGCCGTCTCCTTCCGCAGATCTAGTTCCTTTTCCACATTATGCTCTCGGGCACGACTGTCTTCAC ATCCCCAGCCTCAATTCTCCCCTCGCCCGACGACCTCGCATCAaccctctcttcccttccgcTCAAACCGCACATTCCTGACgcacctccgccgccaagCGCAGGCCCTGAAGGAACAACCTGTCCCGGCCCCGACCCCCACTGGCCCGGTCAAGCCGCCCAAGACACCGCAGCCGGCTCTGCAGCTCAATAATCTTCCCTACTTCGTTCGCCGCACTCCCTCCAACCAACTCCCCATCTACCTTGTCACAAAAGCCGGCGGCACGAAGCAGCAGACCAAGATTCAAAAGACGGAGGGCGACATGGATGCTCTGCGCAAGGATTTGGCGTTGGCGCTCGGTGTTGAATCGCCCAACGGGCCGCCCCCCAAGAAGCCTGAGGTGACGATTAACCGGTTGAATGGGCATATTCTTGTCAAG GGCTGGCGGAAACCGGAGATCCAGAAGTTCCTTGAGGAACGAAACTTCTAA
- a CDS encoding uncharacterized protein (ID:PFLUO_006735-T1.cds;~source:funannotate) — protein sequence MADNAPPSAETMLSGAAAHQPKAGEDVANQYDLLPRLIPYLDRHLVFPLLEFSADTDEEDKELTRAKYELLKYTNMTDYVANLWQEINDSDSIPDEFVKKREEVLAKLQHYQDQSEKITELLQDEDVVGNLRSDKAANLRFLEEQHGVTNEMVNSLYDYGRFQYSCGSYGNAAELLYQFRVLSTDNDKVAAATWGKLASEILTTSWDAAMEEVQKVKDSIETRLFNNPLAQLTNRSWLIHWSLFPFFNHDAARDVLTDLFFSPAYINTIQTSCPWVLRYLAAAVITNRSRPHKNTGLYQKQLKDLVRIVRQEGYEYTDPITDFVKALYVDFDFEEAQKKLGEAEDVLRSDFFLVSAADAFVEAARHLISESYCKIHQRIDINDLSTRLGLSQDEGEKWIVNLIRDTRVDAKIDYKEGTVIMNHPPQSVYQQVIEKTKGAFFRTQVLRYVLPPGCF from the exons atggccgacaacGCTCCCCCTTCTGCTGAGACCATGCTCAGCGGTGCTGCGGCCCACCAGCCCAAGGCCGGAGAGGATGTCGCCAACCAGTATGACCTGCTGCCCCGCCTCATTCCGTACCTCGACCGTCACTTGGTCTTCCCGCTGCTCGAGTTCAGCGCCgacaccgacgaggaggacaaggaacTCACCCGCGCCAAGTACGAGCTGCTCAAGTACACCAACATGACCGACTACGTTGCCAACCTGTGGCAGGAGATCAACGATTCCGACTCAATTCCCGACGAGTTCgtcaagaagcgcgaggaggTTCTGGCCAAGCTGCAACACTACCAGGATCAGAGCGAGAAGATTacggagctgctgcaggatgaagatgtcgtGGGCAACCTGCGCAGCGACAAGGCGGCCAACTTGCGGTTCCTGGAGGAGCAGCACGGGGTCACCAACGAGATGGTCAACAGCCTCTACGACTATGGCCGCTTCCAGTACAGCTGCGGCAGCTACGGCAACGCGGCAGAGCTGCTGTACCAATTCCGAGTTCTGTCGACCGATAACGACAAGgtggccgccgccacctgGGGTAAGCTGGCATCGGAGATCCTGACCACCAGCTGGGatgccgccatggaggaggtgcagaaGGTGAAGGACTCGATCGAGACGCGCCTATTCAACAACCCTCTCGCCCAGCTCACCAACCGGTCCTGGCTCATCCACTGGTCTCTAttccccttcttcaaccACGACGCTGCCCGCGACGTTCTCAccgacctcttcttctcccccgcctacatcaacaccatccagACCAGCTGCCCATGGGTCCTGCGGtacctcgccgccgccgtcatcACCAACCGCAGCCGTCCCCACAAGAACACTGGTCTGTACCAGAAGCAATTGAAGGATCTGGTTCGCATTGTGCGTCAGGAGGGCTACGAGTACACCGACCCGATCACCGACTTTGTCAAGGCGCTCTACGTCGACTTTGACTTTGAGGAGGCTCAAaagaagctgggagaggcCGAGGATGTGCTGCGGAGCGACTTCTTCCTTGTGTCGGCGGCCGATGCTTTCGTCGAGGCTGCCCGTCATCTCATCTCAGAGAGCTACTGCAAGATCCACCAGCGGATTGACATCAA CGACCTGTCTACTCGTCTCGGCCTGAGCCAAGATGAGGGCGAGAAGTGGATCGTCAACCTGATTCGCGACACCCGGGTTGATGCCAAGATTGACTACAAGGAGGGTACGGTGATCATGAACCACCCGCCGCAGTCGGTGTATCAGCAAGTGATCGAGAAGACGAAGGGTGCTTTCTTCCGGACACAAGTTCTGAGGTATGTGTTGCCTCCTGGTTGCTTCTGA
- a CDS encoding uncharacterized protein (ID:PFLUO_006737-T1.cds;~source:funannotate) has product MFKSDASRIQSSQAKSGGDMSSGGFASRAQAAGDRDANTSSGSSGQQGGNTGGSTTGNTGSSSGAQGSGSAAGKR; this is encoded by the exons ATGTTCAAGTCTGATGCCTCGCGCATCCAGTCTAGCCAG GCCAAGAGCGGGGGCGACATGTCGTCTGGCGGGTTCGCATCGCGCGCCCAGGCAGCTGGTGACCGTGACGCCAACACTAGCTCGGGATCATCGGGCCAGCAGGGTGGGAATACCGGCGGCTCGACCACTGGCAACACCGGTTCGAGCTCTGGTGCTCAGGGATCGGGCTCTGCTGCTGGCAAGCGTTGA
- a CDS encoding uncharacterized protein (ID:PFLUO_006734-T1.cds;~source:funannotate), with amino-acid sequence MSSTAVVHDDLDLEPTLQSILNQKTLRWIFVGGKGGVGKTTTSCSLAIQLAKVRKSVLLISTDPAHNLSDAFGQKFGKEARLIDGFSNLSAMEIDPNGSIQDLLASGGEGQGEDPMAGLGMGNMMQDLAFSIPGVDEAMSFAEVLKQVKSLSYEVIVFDTAPTGHTLRFLQFPTVLEKALAKLSQLSTQFGPMLNSILGARGGLPNGQNMDELLQKMESLRETISEVNSQFKDADMTTFVCVCIAEFLSLYETERMVQELTSYGIDTHSIVVNQLLFPKAGSGCEQCNARRKMQKKYIEQIEELYEDFNVVRMPLLVEEVRGKEKLEKFSDMLVQPYVPPE; translated from the exons atgtcctccaccgCCGTCGTTCACGACGACCTCGATCTGGAGCCCACACTCCAGTCGATCCTGAACCAGAAAACCCTGCGCTggatcttcgtcggcggcaAAGGTGGCGTcggcaagaccaccacctcgTGCTCACTAGCCATCCAGCTGGCCAAAGTGCGCAAGTCCGTGCTATTGATCTCGACCGATCCGGCCCACAATCTGAGTGATGCCTTTGGCCAGAAGTTCGGCAAGGAGGCGCGCCTCATCGATGGCTTCTCCAACCTCAGCGCCATGGAGATCGACCCCAATGGGAGTATCCAGGATCTGTTGGCCAGTGGCGGCGAGGGGCAGGGCGAGGACCCCATGGCTGGCCTGGGCATGGGGAACATGATGCAGGATCTGGCATTTAGC ATCCCCGGTGTCGACGAGGCCATGTCCTTCGCCGAAGTCCTGAAACAAGTCAAGTCACTGTCCTACGAGGTCATCGTCTTCGACACCGCACCAACGGGCCACACCCTCCGCTTCCTGCAATTCCCAACTGTCCTCGAGAAAGCCCTGGCCAAGCTCTCGCAGCTCTCCACGCAATTCGGCCCGATGCTCAACTCGATCCTGGGCGCACGCGGCGGGCTGCCAAACGGCCAGAACATGGACGAGCTACTACAGAAGATGGAGTCGCTGCGCGAGACGATCAGCGAGGTGAACTCGCAGTTCAAGGACGCGGACATGACCACCTTTGTGTGCGTGTGCATTGCCGAGTTCCTGTCGCTGTATGAGACGGAGCGCATGGTCCAAGAACTGACCAGCTACGGCATCGACACGCACTCCATTGTTGTGAACCAGCTGCTGTTCCCCAAGGCGGGCAGTGGTTGCGAGCAGTGCAATGCGCGCCGCAagatgcagaagaagtacattgagcagatcgaggagctgtATGAGGATTTCAATGTCGTGCGCATGCcgttgttggtggaggaggttcggggcaaggagaagttggagaa GTTCAGCGATATGCTCGTGCAGCCCTACGTCCCTCCAGAGTAA